ACTCCGGCTGAGGGTCCTGAGGAAGCTGTCCACCGAATTCTCCACCTGAGACATCTGCTGGGGAGTAGCATTCACGGAACATCTGAAGTTATCACAGTTCAACAGATGCTTCTTGATGCGCGGGAGCTTCCTCAGGATGGGCTTGATGTCCGTCACCTCTGCGATGCTCTTCATGAGCCTCACCTGGTCCATCCCCCCGAAGGTCTCCTGCAAGTCCCCCGCGGGCGCCAGCGTCCTGCCCGCCCTGATGGACGCGTAGAGGTGGCCTGCGTCGGGGACCCCGTTGGACAGCTCCTGAGCTGTCATCTTCACCAGCACTCGGAAGTGCTCCTCCTCCTCAAAGCAGGGGTTGTTAAAGATTTCACTCCACAGATGCATCATGTCTGGTAGGTTTCTATCGAggcagaaagatgaaaagagcaCACCCTGCTCGTAGGTGTCGAGATGCGAGTCGTCGGGGAGCACGTGGGGGGCGGCAGCCAGGCCCCCCGTCTTCAGGTCCACCTGCTGGGCCAGCTCCCTGTAGTCGAGGCCGCCGCAGCCCAGCTTGGTGAGGACGTTGCAGAAGAGGGGCACATAGGGCCGGAGCTCCTCGGGCAGGGTGTTCAGACTCGAGAAGGCTCTGAAGTAGATCACGCCATTGGTGGGCTGCGTGCAGTACTGGACGGGCGTGTCCCCAGCTGCCAGAGCCACCTCCACCTCCGTGAACGGGATGCGGGGCTCGATGTCCGACACCTTCAACGCGGGCAGACACGACACGTCCTGAGGTTGACTTTGCTGAGCCTGTAATTCCAAACCTTTTTCATAGATCTGCTGCTTGTCTTCCGGGGAAAGAGAGTTGACCTTTTGCTTCAGTTTTTCTGTTTCCAGCTGCATTTGTTTCTCGGAATACTTGTCGTCTGGTTTCATTGATAAAGTCAACTTATGCTGATTATTCTTAAAatactgttttactttttcttgcaAAAACTTTGGATTTTCCTCCAGGCACTTCCGGAAACGAGCCACCTGACTCCCAAGCTTGAGGAGCTCCACAGGGTCCCCATCGTGATTCCAGCAGGAAGCTATGTAAGACGTCAGGGCGAGTCCAAAGCTGACAGACTGGTGCTTCATCTGTATCTCAATTTTATGAAGTAACGCTTCGATTCGATCATCTTCAAATCCTTTCTCGATGACGTCATCCAGCGTCCTATCCACGAGGTCCCGGACTGTCTGAATGTCCTTCTCTGCGATACCCTGCAGGCCCACGCTGAAGTAGGCCTCCCGTGTGCAGCCATTGTACCCAACGTCAGGGGAAAAGTCTGTGCCGAGTCCAGATTCAACGAGGGCTTTGTAGAAGGGGGAGTTGGGGCCACTGATCAAGAGTGAAGACAGAAGGTTCAGCGTGAAGGCTTCAAATGTGTCAGTGATGTCTGGCAGGAGGAAGCTGACGCTGATGGTCGCCTGCTCTGAGGAGCCCGCGGCCAGCGAGTCCGGGGCACACGTGACCTGGAACTCCCTAGGCTTATCCCAAGGCTTCTGGGCTGGCACTGCGGTACATGGCTTGATTCTCTGAAATTTACTCAGTGCTTCTTCATGAATTTGTTTCAGATGCTGTTCTAGCGGAAAATTACCGTAAGTGAAGAACCTGGCGTTGCTGGGGTGGTAGTGTGTGGCGTGGAACTGTCTGAGCTGCTCCCACGTGAGGTCTGGGATGCACAAGGGGTCCCCTCCAGAGACCACTGAGTACGTGTGGTCAGGAAGCAGGCGGCTCTGAACGTGCTGCGAGAATATCCTCTCGTGATCTGTAAACGCTCCCTTCATTTCGTTAAAGACGACTCCTTTAAAGACCAAGGGCGTCTGGGGGTCACTGGGATCCTCATGTTCTAGTCGCCATCCTTCCTGACAGAAATCCAGTTCCCGCAAGCAGGGAAAGAAGGCTGCGTCCAAATACACGGATAGGAGGTTCTGGAAGTCCTTGGGGTTTTGTGTGGAAAATGGGTACAGGGTGTAATCACTAGCTGGCTGACTGTGAAGCCGTGGATCTTCTCTCCGACCCGGTACCGCAGCAGCGCGCTCTCACAGGCCGTGGTGCTCGCCCACCTCCATGCTCCGAGGCTGGCGCTCCGGCCGCTCAGCCTCCGCAGCACTCCTCTGGTCCTCCACCCGCTGCACCACATGGCtaatatcaatattttgaaaggaatctttttctgagcagtaggtctcaacggTGGGCTTAAagtattcagtaaaccatgttgtaaatagATATACTGTCATCCAAGCTTTTTTGtgccatttatagagcacaggcagagcaaATTTTGCGTAATTcctaagggccctaggattttcagcatggtaaatgagcattgggttcaacttaaagtcaccaacTGCATTAGCCCcaaacaagagagtcagcctgtcctctgaagctttgaaaccaggcattgacttctcctctttaGCCATGAAAGTCCTATGTGGCTTCTTCTTCCAAgagaaggctgttttgtctacatacattgaaaatctgttgtttagtgtagctaCCTTCATTAATTACCTTAACTAGATCTTCTGGATaccttgctgcagcttctacatcagcaatGCTGCTTCATCTTGTACCTTTATGTTATAGAGAcaacttctttccttaaacctcatgaaccaagctctgctagcttcaaactttttttctgaaacttcctcacctctcttaGGCTTCTTAGAATTGAAGAGTTAGGGCCTTGTTCTGGATTAagttttggcttaagggaatgctgtggctggtttgatcttctatccagaccactgcAACTTTCTCcgtatcagcaataaggctgtttcgaTTTCTTATCATCCCtatgttcactggagtagcacttttaatttccttcaagaacttttcctttgcatttacaacttggctaactgtttggtgcaagagacCTAGCTTCTAGTGTGTCTCTGCTTTCGACATGCTTAATGTCAAATGATATCCTCACTAAGcgtaatcatttctagcttttgatttaaagtgggAGATATGCAACTCTCCCTTTCACATGAACACTTAGAGGCTATTATAGgattattaattggcctaatttcaaatttttgtgtctcagggaagagggtggcccaaggagagggagagagatgggggaacagcCAGTAAG
The genomic region above belongs to Balaenoptera musculus isolate JJ_BM4_2016_0621 chromosome 10, mBalMus1.pri.v3, whole genome shotgun sequence and contains:
- the LOC118902463 gene encoding presequence protease, mitochondrial-like is translated as MKGAFTDHERIFSQHVQSRLLPDHTYSVVSGGDPLCIPDLTWEQLRQFHATHYHPSNARFFTYGNFPLEQHLKQIHEEALSKFQRIKPCTAVPAQKPWDKPREFQVTCAPDSLAAGSSEQATISVSFLLPDITDTFEAFTLNLLSSLLISGPNSPFYKALVESGLGTDFSPDVGYNGCTREAYFSVGLQGIAEKDIQTVRDLVDRTLDDVIEKGFEDDRIEALLHKIEIQMKHQSVSFGLALTSYIASCWNHDGDPVELLKLGSQVARFRKCLEENPKFLQEKVKQYFKNNQHKLTLSMKPDDKYSEKQMQLETEKLKQKVNSLSPEDKQQIYEKGLELQAQQSQPQDVSCLPALKVSDIEPRIPFTEVEVALAAGDTPVQYCTQPTNGVIYFRAFSSLNTLPEELRPYVPLFCNVLTKLGCGGLDYRELAQQVDLKTGGLAAAPHVLPDDSHLDTYEQGVLFSSFCLDRNLPDMMHLWSEIFNNPCFEEEEHFRVLVKMTAQELSNGVPDAGHLYASIRAGRTLAPAGDLQETFGGMDQVRLMKSIAEVTDIKPILRKLPRIKKHLLNCDNFRCSVNATPQQMSQVENSVDSFLRTLSRSKKERKPVPSHVVEKPAPKGPGRHSLVTRKLVTDPTFKPCPMKTHFLFPFPVNYVAECIRTAPYAAPAHASLKILARLMTAKFLHTEIREKGGAYGGGARLSYGGIFTLYSYRDPHSTETLQSFLKAIDWAKSGRFTQQDINEAKLSVFAAVDAPVAPSDKGLDCFLYGLSDEVKQAHREQLFAVRHEDLVDVSNRYLGAGRSTHGVALLGPDNASIAKDPSWVIR